In the Fibrobacter succinogenes genome, CTGGTATCGATGAACGTTTTACGCAGGCACTCCTCAAGCGCAGTCTCGCCTTGTGGAAGGCTCATGGCATGGGCAAACCATCCGGCTTTATCCCGCCTATCTGGTTCGGGAACAAGTACCTCAAGGAACAGGCTCTTGCAATTTTCGACTACTACGAAGATTTCCACGGCATTTACCAAAAGGTAAAGGGAAACATCAAGAAAACTAACTCAAGTACGCTCAGTTTCTCGATTTTGCCCACTCCGCTCCTCAAAATTGCGCAGACTTACGCTTGCCTCAAGATGCTCTTACCAGGTGGAGTCCACCGCCTTGTTTTCCACGACAAGGACTTTAGGACGATTGGTGAAAAACGCATTTTGAACATGGTTCGCTACATTTCGACCATGCGTGAAAAAATCATGTACAAGGACCTGTAATCACTTAAAGCGCAATTATGATTTTAAATAAGTTTTTATCTAAGATCGATTACAAGTCTTACGAAGACTTGTACAAGAATTTTAAGATAACTATTCCGAACAATTTCAACTTCGCTTACGATGTTGTCGATGAATACGCCAAGACCGAACCCAAGCGCGAAGCTCTTGTGTGGTGCGATGACAATGACGAAAGCCATATTTTTACGTTCAAGGATTTATCGCTCGCCTCCCAGCGCACTGCGAATTTTCTTGTAGAACAGGGAATCAAGAAAGGCGACCGCGTGATGCTTATTTTGCGCCGCCGCTATGAATTCTGGTTCTTTTTGCTCGCACTGCACCGCATTGGCGCTATTGCAATTCCAGCCACAAACATGCTTGCCGCCGAAGACTTGGAATACCGCTTTAACGCGGCCAAGGTCAAGATGGTGGTGACGTATGACGATCCGGCTTTGCAGAAAGAAGTCGATAAGGCTAAAGCTAAATGCGATTCTGTCGAAAAGCTCGTGACCGTAGGCCAAACGGCGCGTCAGAACTGGATCAGCTTTTACGATGACTACGAAATTTATCCGGCAATATTTGAACGCCCGACCGGGGACGCTGCGACGCACAATGATGATATCATGATTGTGTATTTCACGAGCGGCACGAGTTCGAACCCGAAGATGGTGGCGCACACTTATACGTACCCGCTCGGCCATATCGTGACCGCCAAGTATTGGCAGCATGTGGTTGACGGAGGCCGCCACCTGACCGTTGCAGAAACGGGTTGGGCGAAAGCACTCTGGGGTAAGATTTACGGGCAGTGGCTTGCCGGCAGCGCCGTGTTCACTTACGACATGACCACATTCATTCCGGGAAAGTTACTCGAAAAGATGGCAGAATACAAAGTAACGACGTTCTGCGCGCCGCCGACAGTGTATCGCTACATTTTGCAACATGGGATTGGCAAATACGATCTTTCGAGCCTCAAGTACTGCACAACCGCAGGCGAAGCACTGAACTTGGACATTTACAACAAGTTCTACGAGCAGACGGGCATCCGCATGCAAGAAGGCTACGGACAAACCGAACTCACACTTACCACGGGTAACTTTGGCTTTAGCGAACCGCACCCTGGTTCTATGGGCAAGCCGTCTCCAGGCTACCGCATGGAAATCGTGAACGCCGAAGGCAAGCCTTGCGCCGTTGACGAAGTTGGCGAGCTGATTATCAAGATTGATCAGGGCAAGCCTTTTGGCATGTTCGGAGGTTACTACAACGACCCGGAACGCACCGAAAAAGTGTTCGAGGGCGGCGTGTACCACACTGGTGATACGGCAACTCGCGACAAGGATGGATTCTTCTGGTTCGTAGGCCGCACCGATGACCTGATCAAGAGTTCCGGCTACCGCATTAGCCCCTTCGAAGTGGAAGAAGTGTTGCACAAGCACCCCGCCGTTTTGGAAGTGGCCGTGACAGGCGTCGAGGACAAGTCTCGTGGTCAGGCGGTCAAGGCAACAGTCGTTCTGCAGAAGGGCTACGAAGCGTCAAAAGAACTCGCCAAAGAAATTCAACTATTCGCAAAGAACATTGCCGCAAGCTACAAGAGCCCGCGCATTATCGACTTTGTAACGGAACTGCCGAAAACGATCAGCGGAAAAATCCGCCGTGCGACAATTCGCGACAAAGATGCCGCCGATGCATCGACAAGCTCAGCAACCGATAACGCAAACACGGGGAAAAATGAAAAAACCGCTGTAGAAAATGCAATGAGCGAAAAGTCTGAGTAAAAAACAAGATTCAAAAAAACGCACCCCTTGAGGATGCGTTTTTTTTTGAAAACTTCAAAATAGAATCAACTATTTATTAAGCGTATTGCAAAATTTATTAGCCATATCGACCAGGTCATCTATAGTATAATTTCCCGGCATTTCAGTCGGTTTCATACCTTCATAACCATAGCCTCCATAGGTTATTTTATAGCCATCATCTGTAAGCGTGAAAGTGCTTGTAGAGGTAACGCCAGCAACAGTTGTAGTTGCGGTTGCAGAATTATCCGTAGAGGTAACCTTGCAGGACGTATCTGTAGATGCAGATACACCATCTTCATCACCGCAAGCGGTAAAAACAGCTGCCGTAGCAAGAGCTGCAATAAGAGCCAATTTTTTCATTTTTATCTCCTTCTTATATTATAAAATTGGATTAGAATATATAAAATGTAATATTTTTATCACCATAAAATAACGTAAAATTTATTTTACAGTGACAAAAATCAAATAAAAAAACACCAAAAGGCGAGCAAAAAAAAAGTCCGACTTCCTAAGAAGTCGGACTTTTACAGATTTACTTGTTGTCGGCGCAGTATTTATTGGCCATGTCGAGCAGTTGCTCCTTCCCCACTTTTACATCAAATTCCTTTGGTTCAAGAGAACTTAGGGCTCCGCCATAAGTCATTGAATAACCGTTTTCGGTCTGAGTGAATGTTACGGAACCACCTTTCGTTGTGGCTGTAGCCGAGTTCTCGGTGCTAGAAACCGTACAATCGCTAGCATCAGTAACAACCGATGAGGCTTTAGAAGCAGCAGCGCAAGCAGAGAGAATGACCGCACTTCCAACAGCAGCAAGAATCATAATTTTTTTCATTTTTATTCTCCATCTTGTTGATTATGATACCAATAATATATAACATAATTCAATCAAGGTAAATAATAAAAATTTAACATTACAAAAAAGAGCCCAAGAAGGGCTCTCTTCTTTTCGCAAAAAAAACTCCGTTTATTTACAGCGTTTTGAACACCTTGCGGGCAGCTTCAATCGTACGGTCGATATCCGCTTCGCTGTGGGCGGCACTCACGAAAATCGCCTCGAACTGGCTTGGCGCCAAGTAAATGCCTTCGTCGAGCATCCCGAGGAAATAGCGACGGAAGAGTTCCAAATCGGATTTTTGCACATCGGCAAAACATGTAACCGGACCTTCGGTAAAGAAGATGCAGCCCATGGAACCCACCTGATTTGTCGCAAGTGGAATCCCTGCTTCAATTGCGGCATCCTTGAGCCCAGCAATCAAGCGTTTCGTCATCGCTTCGGCATGCACGTAATGCTGAGGATGCGTCGAAAGTTCGCGCATCGTTGCAAGACCTGCCGCCATCGCGACCGGATTCCCCGAAAGCGTTCCCGCCTGGTAAATCCCGCCGAGCGGAGCAATTTGCTGCATCACATCCAAACGACCGCCATAAGCGCCCACCGGCATACCGCCGCCGATAATCTTGCCAAATGTCGTGAGGTCCGGCTTAATGCCATACAAGCCTTGTGCACAATGAATCCCAACGCGGAAACCGGTCATGACTTCATCAACGATGAGCAAAGCGCCATGCTTTTTCGTCTCTTCCGAAAGCGTCTGCAAGAACTCGGGCTTCGCCGGCACCACGCCCATGTTGCCCGCTACAGGTTCTACAATCACGCCTGCGATTTCATCACCAATCTTATCAAAGAGTTCCTTCACGCCAGCAACATCGTTGTACTGGAGCGTAAGCGTATACTTTGCCAAGTCCGCCGGAACGCCTTTGCTGCTCGGCTTGCCCGTCGTGAGCATTCCCGAGCCAGCCTTGATGAGCAAGCTATCGCTATGGCCGTGATAGCAGCCTTCGAACTTCACAATCTTATCGCGACCGGTAAAGCCGCGAGCCGCACGAATCGCACTCATCGTCGCTTCGGTGCCGCTGTTCACCATGCGAATCATCTCGACACTCGGAACAAGCGACATCACAAGCTTTGCAAGTTCCGATTCCAAGCCGCACGGAGCACCAAAACTTAATCCGTTTTTCGCCGTCTCCGCAACCGCATTAATCACAGCATCGTGCGCATGCCCCAAAAGCATCGGACCCCAGCTGCCCACGTAATCGATGTAATCGTTTCCATCCACATCGTAGATGTGACTGCCCTTCGCACGAGCAATAAACGGAGGCGTAGCCCCCACGTTACCATATGCACGTACAGGGCTATTCACGCCACCCGGCATAAGTGTCTTTGCTTCTGCAAAAAGTTTTTCGCTTAATTGATGATTCATATAAACTACCTTAAAATCTCTAGTAACTAGCCCATAGGGCGAAGTAACTATCAACGAGTAACTCTTTTATTCCTTTACGACATGCACCACGCGCTGCGGGAACGGGATGGAAATTCCAACTTCGTCAAAGCGTTCCTTGACAGACTTCATATACTTGCAACGCATATCCCAATATTTAGCAGTCTTGACCCAAACTCTCATGTTGACGCAAACTGCGCTATCATCCAGCGACGAAACAAAGAAAGAAGGAGCCGGATCTTTCAATACCTCCGCATCGCTTTCGACAAGCTGTTTCATTTCGGCCATAGCCTTTTCCGCTGAATCCGCATAATCGATGCCAAACGTCAAATCCAAACGGCGCTTCGGATTGCGGCTATAATTGATAATGGGAGAACCCCAAAGCATGCTGTTCGGAGCAAACACATAAAGGCCATCCAGCGAAATGAGAATCGTATTGAAAAGCCCCACGCCCACAATTTTTCCCTTCAAGGAACCGCATTCGATGTAGTCCGATGCACGGAACGGCTTGAGGAACAGCAATAAAATTCCCGACGCGATATTCCCCAACGTGTCCTTCAACGCAAGGCCTATCGCAAGAGAAGCGGCACCAATCACAGTCACAATTCCCGCCGTATTCACGCCAAGAATGTGCAGAATCATGAGCAAGCCGACAATATAAATCGCATACGAGAACAGCGAATAAAGTAACGGTTTTACAGAAGCATCCGCCCCTTTCTTAATCGCAAAACTCAGAATGAATCGGATAATCGCCAATATAAGAACGATAGCGATAAGAACAATTGCTATTTCAATAGCATGCTGCAACAACACATTCTTTATCCCAATGTTCTTTAAAAACAAGTCAAATTCTTTCATAACTAATCATGCCCGCAGGCATCTCCCTTACAGAATTTTATTTTCCAAAACTTCCTTCGCGTGGTACGTGATGATAATGTCTGCACCGGCACGCTTGAACGCAATCAAGTTCTCGCGAATAATCGCATTTTCGTCAATCCAGCCCATCTTTGCCGCAGCCTTGACCATCGAATATTCACCACTTACGTTGTACACAGCGACAGGCACATTGCTGATTTCAGCCGTCTGGCGAAGCACATCAAGGAATGCGAGGCCCGGCTTTACCATCACGATATCGGCACCTTCTTCCAAATCGAGTTCCACTTCGTGAAGCGCTTCGCGACCATTGCGCACATCCATCTGGTAAGTCTTGCGGTTGCCAAAATGCGGAGCAGAATCCGCCGCATCGCGGAACGGACCGTAAAAAGCACTCGCGAACTTTGCACTGTAACCCATAATCGGCGTATTCGTAAAACCAGCCGCATCAAGCGCTTCGCGGAGAGCCGTGATATGACCATCCATCATGTCACTCGGAGCCACCATATCGGCACCAGCAGCCACCTGCGAAACAGCAGTCTTTGCCAAAAGTTCAAGCGTTGGATCATTATCCACATCGCCATCCTTAATGAGGCCACAATGTCCATGACTCATGTATTCGCAAAGACACACATCCGTAATCACGTACAAACTCGGAAATTTCGCCTTGATGGCACGCACCGCACGCTGCACAATACCATTCTTATCGTAAGCAGATGTCGCCATTTCGTCCTTGTGATTCGGAATTCCAAACAGCAAAATGGACTTGATGCCAAGCTCCACGCAGCTTTCAAGTTCCTTCAGGATTTCGTCAATCGAAAAGCGGAACTGGTCGGGCATGGACGGGATTTCTTCTTTCACACCCTCCCCTTCTACCACAAACATCGGGTAAACGAGAGCATCAGGGTTCACAGCAGTCTCTGCAATCATATTGCGGATAACTTCATTTTTACGTAAGCGACGAGGACGAATAATCATAATTTTAGTAGTCGGTAGGAAGTTAGAAGTAGTCAGTTTGAAATGTCATTCCCGCCACCGTGCGGGAATCTCCTTTTATAAAACAGGATTCAAGCTCAATTATAGTAAATAATGGGGGAAAAGTCCCCCTGATTTCTGTTTCGACAAACAATGCAGAAGTAAGGTTGGTGAGCTTGTCGAACCATCCATCACCCCCTTCCCTAGGAGCTCCGCCCCTAAGACCCGGTAAAGCGAATGCTAGGGCTATGTGCGGAAGTATATCTGCAAAAAATCCAAGAAAATGAATAAAATGTTAAAATTTAACATTAAGACAAGATGTCATTGTAAATGAGGAAAAATTATGACCATCTATTACGGATATCTATTACAAAAAAACTTTGCGACAGTGCAACAATTGTGATTATGAGCCATTATTTAGAAGTCAACATCCATCTAACAGGTCTAGTAGTACTAGTTTTATATTTTTTTATTACATAAATTAAACTGAATAATATATTTTTCTATAATTTATATAGTACAACAACCAGACATATTTTATTAATATATGAAATCGCTATCCGATCTTGCTTACAAAGCAGCTCATTGTTATGTAAACATTCATGAGAAATTTTGGTTTAAATATATTCTTAGTTTTTTTCTTTTTGGAATCCCTTTTTTTCTTTTAGATTTATGCACAAATGCCGGCCTTAGAGATTTTTTAAAAGAAAAATCCACGAGTGAAGTAAAAGATTTTTTCGATAGTAATTTCTGGTGGTTTTATCTGGCAACTGCCGCTATTTCATTTTTAGGAACGAGACTTTACTCATTAGCAAATTATCTTGACAAGAAATCAATCTTTTCTGACGTAAACATAGCGTCCCTTAATATCGTTTGGGAACAACTGGTTGACAACAAAAGAAATCGTTTTGATCAATTGCTTACATCAAAAAAATACACAAAACAAATGTCCAAAGAGGATATATTTAACGAAATAACACGTCCTGATCAACAATTTTTAGCAATTGCACAACTTTTACATGACTACTTTCACAACTCATTCAAACACGCATATAAAGTAAGAATTCTTCAGATTGAAAACAAAAAAGCTTATCAATGGTTGGCAGCAACGCCTCCAGGTCCTGTAACGGATTGTGCAAAACTAAACGAGCCAAAATCAACTATATCGCATTGCATAAAAAAGAAAAAAATGATAATTATCGAGGATATTGCAGATGAAATACAAAAAAACGATTCTCATTATTTAATAACTCACGATATAAAAGAAGAAAAAGGTTCTTTGATATGCATTCCATGCTACTGTGAAAAAAAACGTGATTTTGCAACAATTGTTATTATATGGTGTGATGAAAAATACTTTTTTAAAGAACGAGAAAGAGGAAGAATTGAAACAATCACAAAACAAATTGAAGCAAGAATCAAACTAGAACAAAATCTCTACATTTTAACGGAATAACATATGAAAAAAAAAGATATTGACGGTGCAGCTTTTAGCATAAAAACAAAAACTCCAGTTGCAGATGCAATAACAACAAATTATCTAAACCAAATAAACAGTTCTTTCAAAAGAAGACTAGAAAAAAGAACCTCTTTTTACGAAAATATCTATTTAGAAAAGAACAAATCATTTTGATTTAAAAACATTTCTTTCAATTTATTTTCATTTTCCGAATTCGCGTTCGATTTGCGCCAAATCTTCGGCCCATTCGCTTTGGATTTTTTGTTTGAGCTTCTTGGCAAGCGAAGGGGCGCGGCCCTGCGTGGAAACCGTCACAGCAATGTTTTCACCAAAATCCATGCGGGCAGGCACAATGAAATCGCCATCGAGGTAATCGCAAGCATTATTCACGAGAATGCGGCGAGCGCGTGCATCGTTAGAAACTTGGGCATTGACGGCTGGTTGGTCGGTGCAAATAAAAACCATGAAGACGCCACGGAGGTCGAGCGGCTCGTACGGACGCTGTTTTAGAGTGATGGAGAAAGACTGCTCCGCAGATGCTGAATGCGAGAAACAACTGGATTCTTCACTTCGTTCAGAATGACGATAAAGCGCATTAAATTCGGGGTCGAATTGCGGCGCAACTACAGTAATGCGAGCGCCAGTCGGAATAAGCGTTTTCACCTTGCGCAGAGCAATGCGGCCACCGCCCACCACAAGCACGTTACGCCCTTCAAGATTCAACTCGATGGAGAAGAGATTTGATGTTTTAGACGAAAGACGAGAGACGAGAGACGAGAGATGGTTTTCTTCAACAAGGGCATTATTCTCTTTCGTCTTTCGTCTGCAGCTCGCTTCAGCGAGCGTTCTTTCGTCTAACTGCGCATTGCGAATACCGCACACAACCATACTCGAAAATTCTTTCCAATCGCCAAGGCAAGGCAAAAGCGTAATCGGGATTTGCGGGAATTCCGCCTGCAATTTTGCAACAACACGCGGCACGTCATTCTTTGTATGCTGACCATTCAACAGCAAATACGGCAAGAGAGTCACCGATTCCACATCTTCACGCAAAATGGTCCGCAAGTCATTTTCCAAATCCAAAAGGCTTGTGCTCGCCACACGTGTTCCCGGCAAATCATGGTGCAAGCGGTCGAGAATTTCTTCGAATC is a window encoding:
- a CDS encoding polysaccharide deacetylase family protein, giving the protein MEQNKDIADIQAAEATSQKKKKFILCYHSFSVKNFKKASVQIRKLAEAVGSPISIAVIPAMGAAPESEAEQFREELEKFVKEGYEIMLHGARHRADLSLKRSISGKLALLVSNNEAEFAGIDERFTQALLKRSLALWKAHGMGKPSGFIPPIWFGNKYLKEQALAIFDYYEDFHGIYQKVKGNIKKTNSSTLSFSILPTPLLKIAQTYACLKMLLPGGVHRLVFHDKDFRTIGEKRILNMVRYISTMREKIMYKDL
- a CDS encoding AMP-binding protein — its product is MILNKFLSKIDYKSYEDLYKNFKITIPNNFNFAYDVVDEYAKTEPKREALVWCDDNDESHIFTFKDLSLASQRTANFLVEQGIKKGDRVMLILRRRYEFWFFLLALHRIGAIAIPATNMLAAEDLEYRFNAAKVKMVVTYDDPALQKEVDKAKAKCDSVEKLVTVGQTARQNWISFYDDYEIYPAIFERPTGDAATHNDDIMIVYFTSGTSSNPKMVAHTYTYPLGHIVTAKYWQHVVDGGRHLTVAETGWAKALWGKIYGQWLAGSAVFTYDMTTFIPGKLLEKMAEYKVTTFCAPPTVYRYILQHGIGKYDLSSLKYCTTAGEALNLDIYNKFYEQTGIRMQEGYGQTELTLTTGNFGFSEPHPGSMGKPSPGYRMEIVNAEGKPCAVDEVGELIIKIDQGKPFGMFGGYYNDPERTEKVFEGGVYHTGDTATRDKDGFFWFVGRTDDLIKSSGYRISPFEVEEVLHKHPAVLEVAVTGVEDKSRGQAVKATVVLQKGYEASKELAKEIQLFAKNIAASYKSPRIIDFVTELPKTISGKIRRATIRDKDAADASTSSATDNANTGKNEKTAVENAMSEKSE
- the hemL gene encoding glutamate-1-semialdehyde 2,1-aminomutase; translated protein: MNHQLSEKLFAEAKTLMPGGVNSPVRAYGNVGATPPFIARAKGSHIYDVDGNDYIDYVGSWGPMLLGHAHDAVINAVAETAKNGLSFGAPCGLESELAKLVMSLVPSVEMIRMVNSGTEATMSAIRAARGFTGRDKIVKFEGCYHGHSDSLLIKAGSGMLTTGKPSSKGVPADLAKYTLTLQYNDVAGVKELFDKIGDEIAGVIVEPVAGNMGVVPAKPEFLQTLSEETKKHGALLIVDEVMTGFRVGIHCAQGLYGIKPDLTTFGKIIGGGMPVGAYGGRLDVMQQIAPLGGIYQAGTLSGNPVAMAAGLATMRELSTHPQHYVHAEAMTKRLIAGLKDAAIEAGIPLATNQVGSMGCIFFTEGPVTCFADVQKSDLELFRRYFLGMLDEGIYLAPSQFEAIFVSAAHSEADIDRTIEAARKVFKTL
- a CDS encoding mechanosensitive ion channel family protein, with protein sequence MKEFDLFLKNIGIKNVLLQHAIEIAIVLIAIVLILAIIRFILSFAIKKGADASVKPLLYSLFSYAIYIVGLLMILHILGVNTAGIVTVIGAASLAIGLALKDTLGNIASGILLLFLKPFRASDYIECGSLKGKIVGVGLFNTILISLDGLYVFAPNSMLWGSPIINYSRNPKRRLDLTFGIDYADSAEKAMAEMKQLVESDAEVLKDPAPSFFVSSLDDSAVCVNMRVWVKTAKYWDMRCKYMKSVKERFDEVGISIPFPQRVVHVVKE
- the hemB gene encoding porphobilinogen synthase; this encodes MIIRPRRLRKNEVIRNMIAETAVNPDALVYPMFVVEGEGVKEEIPSMPDQFRFSIDEILKELESCVELGIKSILLFGIPNHKDEMATSAYDKNGIVQRAVRAIKAKFPSLYVITDVCLCEYMSHGHCGLIKDGDVDNDPTLELLAKTAVSQVAAGADMVAPSDMMDGHITALREALDAAGFTNTPIMGYSAKFASAFYGPFRDAADSAPHFGNRKTYQMDVRNGREALHEVELDLEEGADIVMVKPGLAFLDVLRQTAEISNVPVAVYNVSGEYSMVKAAAKMGWIDENAIIRENLIAFKRAGADIIITYHAKEVLENKIL
- a CDS encoding NAD(P)-dependent oxidoreductase; this translates as MKAILIIAHHCILPGAYKGFEEILDRLHHDLPGTRVASTSLLDLENDLRTILREDVESVTLLPYLLLNGQHTKNDVPRVVAKLQAEFPQIPITLLPCLGDWKEFSSMVVCGIRNAQLDERTLAEASCRRKTKENNALVEENHLSSLVSRLSSKTSNLFSIELNLEGRNVLVVGGGRIALRKVKTLIPTGARITVVAPQFDPEFNALYRHSERSEESSCFSHSASAEQSFSITLKQRPYEPLDLRGVFMVFICTDQPAVNAQVSNDARARRILVNNACDYLDGDFIVPARMDFGENIAVTVSTQGRAPSLAKKLKQKIQSEWAEDLAQIEREFGK